One Fulvia fulva chromosome 8, complete sequence DNA window includes the following coding sequences:
- a CDS encoding NADH-ubiquinone oxidoreductase — MASLRTAAVLRAAAARPALSLGAPALARFQSAQHDQHRITKDRETASTSEPPSSGATSNESSMIRQEGAAEGQARHNPDWSVAADYRTSNFSPVPMRVMDGSEPGVDMPAAVLSGAPIELQARTVRIYKPVKTATQSGDWPSHHWRMDWDPLSKGHRWENPLMGWQSSADFMQGTHLNFSTKDDAIRFANKQGYEYFVQEPNERRVIPKAYADQFMHSPKKLKQVRTK, encoded by the exons ATGGCCTCACTACGAACGGCGGCAGTACTGCGCGCTGCAGCAGCCAGGCCAGCACTTTCTCTCGGCGCGCCAGCCCTCGCACGCTTCCAATCCGCCCAACACGACCAGCACCGAATCACGAAGGACAGAGAGACGGCCAGCACATCTGAGCCACCGAGCAGCGGAGCCACGAGCAATGAGAGCTCAATGATCAGACAGGAGGGTGCTGCGGAGGGTCAGGCCAGACACAACCCAGACTGGAGCGTGGCAGCAGACTACAGGACATC CAACTTTTCACCGGTGCCAATGCGTGTCATGGACGGTAGCGAGCCCGGTGTAGACATGCCAGCCGCAGTTTTGTCCGGCGCGCCAATTGAGCTCCAAGCTCGCACAGTTCG CATCTACAAACCCGTCAAAACCGCAACCCAATCCGGCGACTGGCCATCTCACCACTGGCGTATGGACTGGGATCCTCTTAGCAAGGGCCACCGATGGGAGAACCCACTTATGGGATGGCAGTCGAGTGCAGACTTCATGCAGGGCACACACCTGAACTTCTCGACGAAGGACGATGCCATCAGATTTGCGAACAAGCAGGGTTACGAGTACTTTGTGCAGGAGCCGAATGAGAGGAGGGTAATTCCAAAGGCGTATGCGGATCAGTTTATGCACAGTCCCAAGAAATTGAAGCAGGTGCGGACGAAGTAA
- a CDS encoding ATP synthase subunit f, mitochondrial, protein MVSSIIPPKVASPNRDVQAIGGAADAARMQNVVGFYEKLPRGAAPAPKPSGLFQRYQARYMGAKPSPMPIVHVVGSMILLGYAQNYYFHLRHHKNNAH, encoded by the exons ATGGTCTCCTCAATAATCCCACCAAAG GTTGCCTCGCCCAAC AGAGATGTACAGGCCATCGGCGGTGCCGCAGATGCTGCGCGCATGCAGAATGTTGTCGGATTCTACGAGAAGCTCCCACGCGGCGCTGCTCCAGCACCAAAGCCAAGCGGCCTTTTCCAGAGATACCAGGCTAGATACATGGGAGCCAAGCCAAGCCCAATGC CAATCGTCCACGTCGTCGGCAGCATGATCCTTCTCGGATACGCACAGAACTACTACTTCCATCTCC GTCACCACAAGAACAACGCTCACTAG